A genomic region of Methanosarcina thermophila TM-1 contains the following coding sequences:
- a CDS encoding Fe-S-containing protein yields MNTDIGEIVVMDYRFDDKVFVRSNVCPPCNSIGFTLENGTLVCDSCGTVFDAETGTGIGGGCVAFPKESIPYTISEDKITMKLDDVVTAHEKAIEPN; encoded by the coding sequence GTGAATACTGACATAGGCGAAATTGTAGTCATGGATTACCGGTTTGATGACAAGGTCTTTGTCAGGTCCAATGTATGCCCTCCATGCAATTCAATAGGATTTACGCTTGAGAACGGTACTCTTGTGTGTGATTCTTGCGGTACTGTCTTTGATGCTGAGACAGGTACGGGTATCGGAGGAGGTTGTGTAGCATTTCCAAAAGAGAGCATTCCTTACACAATTTCAGAAGATAAGATAACCATGAAACTCGATGACGTGGTAACTGCACACGAAAAAGCTATAGAACCAAATTAA
- a CDS encoding ATP-binding cassette domain-containing protein codes for MTQQFTLTIQAGKNKFGELEGFDSIEIRAGDTLSIVGPTGSGKSALINDIETLAQGDSVTGRRILINGEEPPEAFVREPAFKPISLITQNTRCLADLSVEAFLLMHIKARKPGREDLLDETIKLANTFTGEAISPKSRMSGLSGGQTRSLMIADALVIGDTPILLLDEIENAGIFKDRVIESLQGRNKAVILVTHDPYLALKASRRIVMKHGGVSSVIEPMGRERHLIEELALVEDQLHKIREKIRLGAAFPSNSREVFPETLMAAVEQEVSYR; via the coding sequence ATGACTCAACAGTTCACTCTTACCATCCAAGCTGGAAAAAACAAGTTCGGAGAACTGGAGGGATTTGACAGCATAGAGATAAGGGCAGGAGACACCTTGTCAATTGTAGGTCCTACCGGCTCGGGAAAATCCGCTTTAATAAATGATATTGAGACCCTTGCACAGGGGGATAGTGTAACAGGCAGGCGGATTCTTATTAATGGAGAAGAGCCTCCCGAAGCTTTTGTACGCGAACCTGCTTTCAAACCGATTTCCCTCATAACCCAGAACACGCGCTGTCTGGCAGATCTCTCGGTCGAAGCATTCCTGCTGATGCATATAAAGGCACGAAAACCTGGCAGGGAAGACTTGCTTGATGAGACAATAAAGCTTGCAAACACATTTACGGGCGAAGCTATCAGCCCTAAAAGCCGGATGAGCGGCTTATCAGGGGGTCAGACCCGATCACTTATGATTGCCGATGCTCTTGTAATCGGGGATACCCCAATACTTTTGCTCGACGAGATCGAGAACGCAGGCATTTTTAAAGACCGGGTAATCGAGTCGCTTCAGGGAAGAAACAAGGCTGTTATCCTTGTAACTCACGATCCTTATCTTGCCCTTAAGGCAAGCCGGCGCATAGTGATGAAACACGGGGGAGTTTCCTCTGTTATCGAGCCAATGGGCAGGGAAAGACACCTTATCGAAGAACTTGCCTTAGTCGAAGACCAGCTTCATAAAATCCGTGAGAAAATAAGGCTGGGAGCTGCTTTCCCATCAAACTCTAGGGAGGTTTTTCCAGAGACATTGATGGCTGCGGTTGAACAGGAGGTAAGCTACAGATGA
- a CDS encoding GTP-binding protein — protein sequence MKLLIIAGPPSGGKTAVIRQVIKNLPEGALPAFLKIDVVHATEDEELAEEFDIPVKKIYSGDVCPDHMGILVLEDALHWAASLSRNLLIVESAGLCLRCTPYTTDSLGIAVVSSMSGTNSPFKMAPLLALADVAVVTKTDLVSQAEKEVFRENIRKVVPGIDIVETNAIQGTGLRYLMRRIANQPEIGTEPVVLRGSPPLGVCTVCIGKKEIGWKNHFGIIRPLDMSEPVYRGD from the coding sequence ATGAAACTTCTTATAATTGCAGGCCCTCCAAGCGGAGGAAAAACAGCTGTGATCCGCCAGGTTATAAAAAACCTCCCAGAGGGAGCACTTCCTGCGTTCCTGAAGATTGACGTGGTGCATGCAACTGAAGACGAAGAGCTTGCAGAAGAGTTTGACATTCCTGTCAAAAAGATATATTCCGGAGATGTGTGTCCCGACCACATGGGAATCCTTGTGCTTGAAGATGCATTGCACTGGGCTGCGAGCCTTTCAAGAAATCTTCTGATAGTTGAGAGTGCGGGTCTCTGCCTCAGGTGTACGCCTTATACAACAGATTCACTCGGGATTGCGGTTGTAAGTTCGATGTCAGGCACAAACTCTCCTTTTAAAATGGCGCCCCTGCTTGCACTTGCGGATGTGGCAGTCGTTACCAAGACCGATCTTGTTTCACAGGCTGAAAAAGAGGTTTTCAGGGAAAATATCCGAAAAGTAGTCCCAGGTATTGATATTGTGGAAACAAATGCAATCCAGGGAACCGGGCTGAGGTATCTCATGAGGCGGATTGCCAACCAGCCTGAGATAGGCACGGAACCTGTAGTGCTAAGGGGATCTCCTCCGCTTGGTGTATGTACGGTATGTATCGGCAAAAAGGAGATAGGATGGAAAAACCACTTTGGGATTATCCGTCCGCTCGATATGTCGGAGCCCGTATATAGGGGTGACTGA